The Thermosipho affectus genomic sequence ACAAAAGAGATATTGAAGGTTATATAGTTAGAGGATTTTGTCCTGTAGTATATCTTTTTGGGCCTGTTTATTATTCTATATACACTCTAATTACAGGAGTGTATTCAATATACTTTCTAAAAAAACATCAAGTAATTTCATGGGCATTGTCAATAACCCTGACAATAGTATTTATGGAGGTGATGTTATGAAAAAAATAATTTTTCTATTACTATTTTTTTCCTCTCTTATGTTCTCAAAGCTAATCGTAATCCCAGATGCAACCCAAGTTTATACAGGTGGAGAAGTTGGGATAAAGATTTCTTCAGATGAAAAGGTATTTGTCGATTTTAATCTAGGAGGTTTTGACGATCCTGATATTATCTTCGATGGTACAGATAAAGATTACGTAAAATACATTGCTCCATTAGTTGAAGGAAGCGACACAATAATTTTTAAAACTTCAAAGGAAACTGCAACTCTAACAATATATTTTGTAGAAAAAAGAGAAGATTTAAAAACGGCTGTAGCAAAAGTCAGTAATTTTTCGGGAAATGTTGCAATAAAAAAGAAAGATATATGGGAAGCTATCACAAACAACACAATTATTGAAGAAGGCGATGAAATACTTACAATGGAAAATTCTTTTGTTGAAATATCTTTCCCAGACGGAAGCATTTCAAGAATACTTGAAAATTCTCAAGTTTTAGTGGAAAAACTACGATATGATGGTAAAGTAGATATTGTCCTAAACCTAAAAAAAGGAGAAAATTACAACATAATCCAAAAGTTTCTAACTTCTGGCTCAAACTTTAAGGTTAAAACATCCAGCGTTACAGCAGGTGTAAGAGGTACAAAATTTGCAGTAATTAATAAAGATGGAAAGATTAATATTACTACATTTGAAGGGACTGTGTTTGCATATTTTAAAAACGGAAAAATACTCCCCGTAAAAAGTGGATTCTCTGTTTCTTCATTCGCAAAACCTACAAAAAATACCATACCTGAAAGTGAATTTGAACCAAAAAAAGAAACTATTGAAAAACCAAAAGGTAAAGCAGAAAGCATCACCGAAAATGCGGAAATACCACCAATCTCAATTGAACCTGTGAATAAGAATAAAACAAATTATATGGTTTATTCTATTGCACCAGAATTTAACATTGGTTCTGTAACCCTTGGAATAGGTTTTACCGCATATTCCACAGAAGTAGGGGGAAATCTATATTATGGACTCCCATCTTCAAACCCAAGTACCAATATAATAAACGCATTTACATTGAATTCCGTTGCTTTTTCTTTGTTTGGAGCAAAATTTAGATATGGAAACATGATCCCAATTTCACTTGCAATGGGATTTACCACAAGAGATTTCTACAACTTCAGCGCAAAAACTTTTGATTTTGCGTACGAAAATGAAACAATGTATTTATTTATACACCTTCCATATGAACTTTCAAAGATTTATCCCATTGAATTTACAAATTCTGATTCAATCTTTATGGGAGAATTTGCCATAAAATTTGATCTTCCATTTATCGGCAAATCAAAACTAGGTATATCCACCGTATACGATAAAGATGCAAGTCCCATGTATGTTGAAAACAATTCCACTCCTATAACCTTGGCATACTCTTTCTTTGCCAAAAAAACACTAATCGATAACATAGACTTAGGTGTTGAACTTTCAATGGAAAAAGGAGAAAAAAGTACATATGGTGCGTTTGCGGGAATATACGGAAAACTAAGTTTGTTAAATATTACAGGAGGTTTCTATTATCATTTTAAAGACTTTATCCCGTACTACTTTAACCGAAATTATGCAAAATTAAAGTATAATAATAAACTTCCCGCTATGAATTCAAATGCGGCCTTTGGATATCTTTTTGGATTTGATTTCGATTCAAATTACGCTACAGGAAGATTCTATCTATACGGATTTGATCCAAAACTTGAGGGCGAGGGAAGGATAATAGTTCCTGCAATAGGTAAATTCAGTGGTCTATTTATATCAGCTTACTACTATGATCCCACACCATTTATCGATGGATTGTTAAGTAATGACACAAATTCATATATAAAAATAACATATCCATTAATTGGAGAGTCTTTTACCGGTGGAATACTATTTGAATGGAATGGCACCGAATGGGTTGAAAATGTAATCTTTGGAACTGAAATTGGGAGGTGATTACTTGTATGCACCATATTGGATAATAGGAATTGAATATAAAGATAGGTTTGTTGGTAAAAAAAGTAGATATACATATAAAATAAACAATATAGTATTCCATCTTTTGGGAAAAGATTTTAACGCAAGCGTTTTAAAGATATTATCTAACGAAGAAATAGAAAATATCAAAGTTTTAGACGATTTTGATAGAATACCATACATTGCTGCTAATTTAAATAGCAGTATAAGACTTTCTACGTTACTTAGAAATATCCAAGAAAAAATCTGCAATCTAATAGATGCAGAAGCAGCATCTGTATTACTTTACAAAGAAGATCACCTTGAATTTCTTTCCACTGTAGGAAAAGCAAGTGGAAAAATAGAAAGTATCCCCGTACCTATGGAATCAATAGCAGGTACTATATTTTTAAAAGAAAAAACGTTAGTATTTAACGATATTACTAAAGCTCCACACTTTAAAGGGGTAGATAAAGCGTCAAAATTCAAAACAGAGAATATAGTAGGAGCCCCCATATATTCTGGGGATAAAAAGGTCGGAGTGCTTGAGATATTAAATAAAAAAGATGGATTCTCGCAAAAAGACGCGGAAATCATAGAAAAATTTGCAAAGTTAATAGGAAAAAAACTGCTCAGTACATGGGAACTTGAAAAAATGAGTAATCTATTTAAAAGTATCATTCTATCATTTGTGACAATGATAGATAAAAGAGATAAATATACTCACACACATTCAAATAACGTTGCAAAAATTTCAAGATTAATAGGAGAAAAAATGGGGTTATCAGAAAACATCCTTGAACAACTCGAATATTCAGCAATTCTTCATGATGTTGGGAAAATAGGAATCCCCGATTCTATATTATTAAAGCAAGGAAATCTAACAGATGAAGAATATAAAATAATACAATCCCATACAATTATTGGAGCAGAAATTTTATCTAAAATCAGGTACACAAATAAAGATATAATTTCTGGTGCCCTTGAACATCACGAAAGATTGGATGGTTCAGGTTATCCTTGTGGAAAAAAAGATATAAGCTTATTTGGAAGAATTATAGCAATTGTAGATGTATACGATGCACTCACTGCCAAAAGACCGTATAAGGAGCCGTGGCCCAAAGAAAAAGTTATATCCATATTAAAAAAAGACAGTGAAAAAGGGAAATTTGACAAAAAAATTGTTAAAATACTAGAAGAAATAGCCCCTTAATAGGGGCTATTTTTTGGCTGGGAGGGGTGGATTCGAACCACCATTGGCGGATCCAGAGTCCGCAGTCCTGCCGTTAGACGACCTCCCAAAACCTATTTTATTTTATCATATTTAATGATAAAATCAAGATAAAAGGAGGGGAAATAATGAGCATTCTAAAAGTTCTAGGCCCCGTTATGGTTGGCCCATCAAGTTCCCATACATTAGGAGCACTAAAAATTGCAAGATTTACTTACAAATTGTTAAACGGAATCCCAGAAGAAGTCACATTTATACTACACGGTTCATTTTCAAAAACTCACAAAGGCCATGGCACCGACAGAGCTTTACTTGCTGGTATTATGGGATTTAAACAAGATGATCCACGAATAAAACATGCATTTGAAATTGCAAATGAAAAAAAATTAAAATATTCTTTTGCAATCGAAGACCTTGGAGATGTCCATCCAAATACCGTTAAAATAAAATGTCTAAAAGACAATATATTACATGAAATTGAAGGTTCTTCAATAGGTGGTGGAGACATAAAAATTACAAGTATAGATTCTGTTCCATGTAACCTTTCTTGGGATTTTGATACATTAATTATTGTAAATAAAGATGTGCCTAAAGCTCTGGAAAAAATTTTGGATACGATTAAAGTTAATGTCGCAAATCTTTATCTTAGAAGAATCAACGCACTCCTTGAAAGGGCATTGACAATTATTGAGTTAGATGAACCTATTAACAATATAAACGAAATAAAAGCACTTTCTTGGGTATACGAATGCTACTTTGTTAGGAGGGACGATTAATGAATACTTGGAATGAAATACTTGAAATGTCAAAAACTATGCCACTTCCAGACGTAATTTTAACTATCGAGATGCTAGAATATGGTACTGATCCACAAGAAACAAAAGAAAAAATAGGAAAAATTTTAAATGTAATTTTAGAGGAATCAAAGGAACAATTTGGGAAAAAACAAAAAACTTTAACGGGATTAACAGGAGACAATGCATATAAATTCAAAAATTACTCACCAAAGTTAATGGGAAAATTTAACTATATTGCCACAATAACAGCACTTTCTATATCTGAGAGTAATGCCTCTATGGGAAGAATCGCAGCATGCCCCACTGCTGGGGCTTCTGGAATTATCCCAGGAGTATTCTATGCTCTACACTTAACTTTTAAACCAGATTTTGAAAAATTACTTAACGCATTTATTGTAGCGGGCGGAATAGGAAACGTAATAGCTAGAAAAGCTACACTTTCTGGAGCGGCAGGCGGTTGCCAAGCGGAAATTGGAAGTGCAGCCGCAATGGCAGCAGGCGGTCTTTCCTATTTTTTCTCCGAAGATGAAAAAATAACCGGTAACGCAGCTGCATTAGCACTTAAATCATTAATGGGATTAGTCTGCGATCCAGTAGGAGGTTTCGTTGAAGTCCCTTGCGTAAAAAGAAATGGAAATATAGTAAACCTTGCAATTTCAAGCGCAGAATTAGCACTAAGCGGTATCAAAAGCGTTATACCTCTTGATGAAGTCGTCGAAGCAATGTACAAAGTTGGAAAAAGCCTTCCAGAAACACTCCGTGAAACAGGCGAAGGGGGAATCGCTGCAACAAAAACAGCAGCCACTTTATTGGAAAATATCTTCAAAAAATTTCATTAACAGTATTTATTTATAAATATTATATTTTTCCACAATCTTACAACAATTTACAACATATATTTTATATGTTAAAATTTTATATGATAAAAATTCAACAAATATTAAGAAAAAAAGGGGGGGTAGTATGAATGATACTAATTTAGAAAAATTAAAAAATTGGTTAAGAGAAGAAAGAACTATTCAAGAATTAAAAGCAACAGCTAAAAAATTGGGGTTAAAGGTAAAAAGAATGATGAAAAAAAAGGAAGTTACAAAACTTATTGAAAACTATATAATCCAAAATGAAAAGATTAAAACATTTGAAAGACCTTCCTCAGCAACCTCTGCAACACTCCAAGAAAAAAAAGAAACACAAGAACCAGAAATAGACCTTCCAAAGTCATACAATAAAAACAGACTTGTGTTAATGCCTGTAAACCCAAACTGGATCCATGCATATTGGGATTTTAACTACGAAACACTTGAAAATATTAAGAAACTTCCTAAAGAATACAAATTAGTTCTCAGAGTATACGATGTGACATTTATAGAATTTAACGGAAAAAATGCACACAGAACCTTTGAAATTAGACTTAATATAGATATGAGAAATTACTATATAAACGTTCCCATGCCTAATGCAGATTATCTTTCAGAGATAGGTTATATTACACCAGATGGTAGTTTTTACCCATTAATACGTTCCAACGTTTGTAAAACTCCACCAAATTCACCAAGTAATAGTACAAGAGAAAGGTGGCTAGACATAAGAAAGAAAAGAAAAATTGTTACTCCTTCCGAA encodes the following:
- a CDS encoding FecR family protein, encoding MKKIIFLLLFFSSLMFSKLIVIPDATQVYTGGEVGIKISSDEKVFVDFNLGGFDDPDIIFDGTDKDYVKYIAPLVEGSDTIIFKTSKETATLTIYFVEKREDLKTAVAKVSNFSGNVAIKKKDIWEAITNNTIIEEGDEILTMENSFVEISFPDGSISRILENSQVLVEKLRYDGKVDIVLNLKKGENYNIIQKFLTSGSNFKVKTSSVTAGVRGTKFAVINKDGKINITTFEGTVFAYFKNGKILPVKSGFSVSSFAKPTKNTIPESEFEPKKETIEKPKGKAESITENAEIPPISIEPVNKNKTNYMVYSIAPEFNIGSVTLGIGFTAYSTEVGGNLYYGLPSSNPSTNIINAFTLNSVAFSLFGAKFRYGNMIPISLAMGFTTRDFYNFSAKTFDFAYENETMYLFIHLPYELSKIYPIEFTNSDSIFMGEFAIKFDLPFIGKSKLGISTVYDKDASPMYVENNSTPITLAYSFFAKKTLIDNIDLGVELSMEKGEKSTYGAFAGIYGKLSLLNITGGFYYHFKDFIPYYFNRNYAKLKYNNKLPAMNSNAAFGYLFGFDFDSNYATGRFYLYGFDPKLEGEGRIIVPAIGKFSGLFISAYYYDPTPFIDGLLSNDTNSYIKITYPLIGESFTGGILFEWNGTEWVENVIFGTEIGR
- a CDS encoding HD domain-containing phosphohydrolase, with the protein product MYAPYWIIGIEYKDRFVGKKSRYTYKINNIVFHLLGKDFNASVLKILSNEEIENIKVLDDFDRIPYIAANLNSSIRLSTLLRNIQEKICNLIDAEAASVLLYKEDHLEFLSTVGKASGKIESIPVPMESIAGTIFLKEKTLVFNDITKAPHFKGVDKASKFKTENIVGAPIYSGDKKVGVLEILNKKDGFSQKDAEIIEKFAKLIGKKLLSTWELEKMSNLFKSIILSFVTMIDKRDKYTHTHSNNVAKISRLIGEKMGLSENILEQLEYSAILHDVGKIGIPDSILLKQGNLTDEEYKIIQSHTIIGAEILSKIRYTNKDIISGALEHHERLDGSGYPCGKKDISLFGRIIAIVDVYDALTAKRPYKEPWPKEKVISILKKDSEKGKFDKKIVKILEEIAP
- the sdaAB gene encoding L-serine ammonia-lyase, iron-sulfur-dependent subunit beta, producing MSILKVLGPVMVGPSSSHTLGALKIARFTYKLLNGIPEEVTFILHGSFSKTHKGHGTDRALLAGIMGFKQDDPRIKHAFEIANEKKLKYSFAIEDLGDVHPNTVKIKCLKDNILHEIEGSSIGGGDIKITSIDSVPCNLSWDFDTLIIVNKDVPKALEKILDTIKVNVANLYLRRINALLERALTIIELDEPINNINEIKALSWVYECYFVRRDD
- the sdaAA gene encoding L-serine ammonia-lyase, iron-sulfur-dependent, subunit alpha; translated protein: MNTWNEILEMSKTMPLPDVILTIEMLEYGTDPQETKEKIGKILNVILEESKEQFGKKQKTLTGLTGDNAYKFKNYSPKLMGKFNYIATITALSISESNASMGRIAACPTAGASGIIPGVFYALHLTFKPDFEKLLNAFIVAGGIGNVIARKATLSGAAGGCQAEIGSAAAMAAGGLSYFFSEDEKITGNAAALALKSLMGLVCDPVGGFVEVPCVKRNGNIVNLAISSAELALSGIKSVIPLDEVVEAMYKVGKSLPETLRETGEGGIAATKTAATLLENIFKKFH
- a CDS encoding DUF4912 domain-containing protein, translating into MNDTNLEKLKNWLREERTIQELKATAKKLGLKVKRMMKKKEVTKLIENYIIQNEKIKTFERPSSATSATLQEKKETQEPEIDLPKSYNKNRLVLMPVNPNWIHAYWDFNYETLENIKKLPKEYKLVLRVYDVTFIEFNGKNAHRTFEIRLNIDMRNYYINVPMPNADYLSEIGYITPDGSFYPLIRSNVCKTPPNSPSNSTRERWLDIRKKRKIVTPSEGILVKEVETIPGSLFKSESKNELVWELFSRLRSGRGM